From the Brassica oleracea var. oleracea cultivar TO1000 unplaced genomic scaffold, BOL UnpScaffold01434, whole genome shotgun sequence genome, the window tgaaatttttattaaagcttgattgctgtGAATTTAgtgctgtagaaataaatagggttgCGCAGCACTTACGGCCACTATCGATCACACCCTTTATGGAGGCCAAAACGATAGTACACATTGTAAAAAAGAAGATTGAGACTTGAGAAATGTACAATGGGGACTACGCACATAAAGATCCAAACTTGTGTTGCCTGAACTGGTGGAAACCAGTACATAAACAGCAAGAGACGAGACCAGGATTTGGTGGGAAGTAAGCGAGTTAAGTGAAGAGCAATTTAAAACCATAAATAGAACAAGAGTAGATAGCTTCTTTAACTCTCTCCATCTCATACCCACcacatcctcttcttcatctccctACATTTACGTCTCTGTTCCATTACAGTTAGGAGTTGGAAGACACATAACCACTTCAATAGCTTGCATTGACGAATAGATTTCCACAAATGTCGAATCTATATAAAAAACGTCTTATAATTACCACTTCAATAGCTTGCATTGACGAATAGATTTCCACAAATGTCGAATCTATATAAAAAACGTCTTAAATTATAAGTCAAAGATTGGGTTCTGCACACTAGGATTCGTTGTTGGATATGTATTTATGGAGAAACAAAGATAATCAAAAACAGATAGATGAAAGCATGACATGTGAGACTTGTGTTTAATGAGACTTGTGTTTTAGTTCCAGAGCCAAaacttttttcttaataattattattaacataatacatatttgcACGTCTTACTCCGAGTTTCTCTCTGTTCATGATATAGTTTTGATTATACTTTATACACAAGACTTCCACATTCTTCCTTCTAAAGAGATCACTACAATAGAAACATCATCGTGGTACCGTCTCCGTTCCCCTTGTGGTATCTCAAGCAGTTCATTGAAATCCATACCTAGAAAGATCGATAAAGATTTAGAAACCACACTCAATACTTTGAACCAAAGATTATCATCGAGGTTTTTCGATATATTACCAGCTTTCTTGGCAGCCCGGAAAAGAAGTTCTTGAACCAAGTGTTGAGCCGGGTCACCTTCAGGTTGTAAGGTGATGAAGAGTTCAACCTCTGAAACCGCTTCTTCATCAGTGAAGTATTGGTAGAGACCATCTGATGATAGTATCAGAAACTGGTCTTTAGAGCCTAATCTATGGTGGTAAAGTGCAGGCAAGCAATTGATATAAGGAGACGTCCCTATGTAATCGATTTGAAACATTTCGAGAAGCGCATTGTTCCATTTTGGCTGCAAAGATTGTATCCCCAAAGTTAGATTATGTTGAAACAGAGCAGATACAAACAGTCTTGCCTATAGACTAGTGACCTAATAATCTATTTGATTAATGTGACACGTACCTGCTTGAGGAAACCTGCACCAAAAGCTCTTGTGACCTTCAACGAACCTTTAACACGTTCATTTGACACTGCACTAGCATCATCTGGATGCTCCTTTCTTATTCTATCAACTTCCTGAATAATAACAAAACTGGATTTCATCAAACTGTTCGACATTTTACcaattcttataaatttaaatgcTATAGCTCCTTACCTCTTCAACGTTTGTGCTATGATCAACAGTAAGCTGAAAAGCAGATAGATTCGGGACGAAGCCAGCTCGTTCTCCTTCACAAGTACCATCGAAATCAATCATAGTTTCTTCGTTGATTCGTTCCAAGTCTTGTCTTATCTTCCCCATCCAGTACTCAGTCTCAGCTTTCTGACCAAGCACCGCTCTACTATCTCCCACATTCATCAAATAAACATCTTCCCCTTTCATCAACATCGCAAGGACACAAGAACCCATCAAAGCTAGCTCAGGATTCTCGTGGAGTATCATATCTGCATTCTCTAGGTACGCTTCTTCCGTCTTCCTCAGAGCTTCCGACAAAGCCTTCAACACGTCCGAAGagttcggatccggatccttatccgacCCGTTTGTCCTCTTGTTGattttttcctttaataaaCGGTCGAGATCGAGTCTTTCTCGATCCCACTCGCATCTCCACCGTCGTTGACTTTCTTCGCATTTCGTTGACTTCCGACCATCATTCTTTGACTTTTTCTCACAGTTTTCGCTCGGACAAGGATTGTTACTGTCGTGATCAACGCCATCAGAGGAAGGATTCGAGTCGAGTTTTGGATCATCCCATAGCAATCCCTTGAGCTCGCGATGAACCGCTGGATACAGATGAGAGAGAAGATAGTCCGGCGCATCTGGACCGTTGAATCCATCGTAGATTCCGACGAAGAGCCATCCGTGTTCTTCCGATACGACCACATGTACACGATCCTCCCCGGCTTTCCCCTGAGCCCACTGAAGATTCTGGCTTTCGAGCGATACGTCGTCGTCTAAGCTCCCTTCGCTACTGAAATTCAAGCTGTTCACGGTGAGATTCTCGTTGTGGTGCTGTTGATTCCGGGATTTATCCGACCCGACTACCCAATCGGGTTCTTTAACCGTTTTAACCGGAGCCACGATGGAGTTCTGTCCTCGGTTAATCGTCTTTGAGATCGCTCGACGGAGAACCCGAGCTAGGTATCCTTTTCTCGACCCGAACCGGTTAGCTAAACCGTGGGAGAAGCTGCGCTGGAATTGATCTGATTCGGAGCCGAGCGGACCGGAGAATAAACCAAAACCGTCAATCGGACCGGACATGAATCCTCTCTCGATCGGACCGGAGAGAAATCCTCTCTCTAACGGACCCGAACCGGGAACGATCGGACCGGAGCTTCTGGGAATCGGTTGCAAAGGGATCGACGCAAACGACGTCGTGCTCTCGAACGCGGCGGCTCTGTCGATGTGCCCGTACGGATCGTAGAGGGAGGTGGAGAGCGGAGTCGCGGCGTTCGCGCTCACCGATGCGCCGGAGATGGTACGGAACGTCGTCGTCGTTGTATCTTCCTCTGAGTGAACTTTGGAAGATGAAACTCGGATCGGGTCGGGTCGGACGTAGCAGAAGGAGTGGCCAAGACCTTCGTCGAGAGGATCCGGTTCAAGAATCTTCATCTCTTTTTTCCGGCGAGTTTCTCCTCCGCCGGTGAAACATTTGCTGAGCTTCGTGATTCCGTTACCCATCTAAGTCGCCGCCGATAAAGACCAAAAAAAGTTTCTTGAGAATTGAAAAACAGTGATGAGTTTTAGAGAAATTCAAAAGGTTAGATTACAATTGAAGTTGTTCAGACATGGTCGACAGGGGTTGAAGAAgatgtaagagagagagagagaaagagagagagttgaCTTCTGTGTaaggaaaatgatttttttgagTGGAAATTATAAAAGGGGAAgagaatataaagaaaaatatatatgagatattataatattattctgtttttgtgtttttaaatCTGAAAAGGGAAAAGAATTGATGAGGATGCAAGaaataaaactttttgttttgaaaaaaaaaaacaaattaatttttgcACCGAGCTCTTTCGACGCCAAAGGGGTTGACTCGTGGCTAAGGCAGGATTGCAGTTTTCTTAACTCAGGAGGGAGGGGGGAGATTTTGAAATGTGTGTCTTTTGTTCACCCTCGTAAGGAAGCGCGTCCACTCCACGTTCACACAGATCGCTTTTAGAAGTTTGAGATAGTTGGGAACCTTCTGAAATTTCAAACTTGAATTTGTATAACGCTcattttatttagataatttttatcatatcaACTATTTAGGTAatggtttttcttttgtaaattttgcatcaaaatctattaaaatgttatattttaaatattatcaatagtatttaaaatagattttaaaagttgatggatatacataatttttatttttatatgttaaatatgtattttacaagagaaaataaaattcatagaTTTTCATAATTGTAgatgatataaataattttgcttaatagataagattttatcagttttcaccacaaaaatataatttagatattctaaataataaagatttaccTTGATGTAGTTAGATAATTAATATcgattcaataaaataatatttattattttattctaaaaattagattgatttgtttaagtaaattttaattgtatttttttttgttttagaaaaaatattttaatatattttaatatacaaaaaattgtCGATTTATAATCTTCCTGTAAAATAACACTAAgttctaaattaatattaattgtaaattattttaattttataaataattttatttatttcaaatattatttgttaaaatgtgtaattaataaaaatatatatacatttcaattattttttaatatgcataaaaatatcaaagtgATACTTCAAAGTTATACTTTAAAGAGCAAGTCTTGTGGTCCAGTGGTAGTGGACGGACCTTGGATGCAAACACGTTACGAGTTCGATCCTGCTGCTGCggaaactaagtcacattgtCCTACTCACCACGGCTGCGGATACGTCCGTATGAAAATCTGGGAGAGGGTCTGTCGTGAGCTGCATCTTCCACACGGAGGTtaagtctgtgtctttaatagatccggATTTAACCAAGAcacggtttaaaaaaaaaaaaaggagaaaatattGCGTAAAATAACAAATCATTAACGTGCGCGTGGGAATGAAATTGAACTGACCATTTTAGGGATTAAAAACTCTAAGACTgtagaaaaaatttaaagaccAATTAATAAAGATCTGAAAGTCAAAACAGCTACAGTTTCCTTCAAATTTACACTACTTCAATGTGCTTCGATCACCGTTGGATCTCGTGAGGAATGTAAGAGTGTGCCACACGTCAGTTGATCACTGACTCTTTGTTATTTCATAAATTCTCGTCAACTCTCAGCTCTTGCCCGCTGCTTAACCCTCTCCTatgtcataaatattaaatttataccttatttcttatttttatactaCAATTTGTccaactaaaactttttttttgtgctactAAAACGTACtctaaatgtgtttttttttataatctatattataatagttgagtttttgctcactcctcagcgcgctacgtcagcattttgtggatcccacttttaaaaagtgtgaaaaagtgtcaaatccATGGCttgaacccgggttattgagatataaacaccaacatttataccactaagctaaatgatactttatacattgatagccgaacctaatatatatttatgaaggtcgaaagtccttgcttcttcggcttcctctgagggtcgggcctacaagtgtattatgggtttcatttttaaatgggattcatcacgttatatgaaaaaagctcaagtttgcaacaattatagttttcccatattgtaaattgttgtcgtttaacatgagtttgagttcttttcatcattgtctcaaacaagtctgagttacagaatTGCgctgtgtgtctgttcgtaatttattttttcaccggtgaactcttcatgtccccatcttaaatcgcttgatcataaatgttcctgatttgtagcccctctgtaaactctatatatatgattctcatctttgatgaacccaatctgcatctccacaaaactcattgattcctcttagctttaaccatcttctagaaaatgtttctctctgcctctccagttccttaAACAGTTCCTTAAACTGGCGTCCCgacgtccgtcactcaaccttcgagtctctccgtcttggtcgtagtagtcagagcatagcctctggcttcctccgcttctgggattccctgaaNNNNNNNNNNNNNNNNNNNNNNNNNNNNNNNNNNNNNNNNNNNNNNNNNNNNNNNNNNNNNNNNNNNNNNNNNNNNNNNNNNNNNNNNNNNNNNNNNNNNNNNNNNNNNNNNNNNNNNNNNNNNNNNNNNNNNNNNNNNNNNNNNNNNNNNNNNNNNNNNNNNNNNNNNNNNNNNNNNNNNNNNNNNNNNNNNNNNNNNNNNNNNNNNNNNNNNNNNNNNNNNNNNNNNNNNNNNNNNNNNNNNNNNNNNNNNNNNNNNNNNNNNNNNNNNNNNNNNNNNNNNNNNNNNNNNNNNNNNNNNNNNNNNNNNNNNNNNNNNNNNNNNNNNNNNNNNNNNNNNNNNNNNNNNNNNNNNNNNNNNNNNNNNNNNNNNNNNNNNNNNNNNNNNNNNNNNNNNNNNNNNNNNNNNNNNNNNNNNNNNNNNNNNNNNNNNNNNNNNNNNNNNNNNNNNNNNNNNNNNNNNNNNNNNNNNNNNNNNNNNNNNNNNNNNNNNNNNNNNNNNNNNNNNNNNNNNNNNNNNNNNNNNNNNNNNNcggagtttcctcggaaattcagttcctcggaattccgtcggaaatttccgagggatttccgaggaaaaatgaattttcgaggagttatttccgaggacttttgtcgtcggtatgtcgtcggaatagcgttattccgacgacataccgacgattttttccctcagtatgccgctgttttcttgtagtgtttgtctaatcttacaaataaacttcaaaacaaatataccaaaccaatcaactcaactaaaattcaacgacacatacattggccagctaaacaaatacaaactacacggccagctatttaacaatttacaaacttactttcgcagatgcttacgaagaagacgaagacgataaccaagatcagtgaaattacctaaacaaaaaagcagagtaagttacaaactctgataaatacaactaacaatgatttttgtttacatattacccatcaaataaaaaagaaacaaacacagccacaccaggagatacaagagacaatcccaacagataCAAAGAcgacaacaacatctccacctgctcactcctcttgtcttatgaaaataacttacatgctcaatgtcaacagaCCAATCCCattgtcttcttatgaaaaataaatatattcgtttaaaac encodes:
- the LOC106321325 gene encoding probable protein phosphatase 2C 23, giving the protein MGNGITKLSKCFTGGGETRRKKEMKILEPDPLDEGLGHSFCYVRPDPIRVSSSKVHSEEDTTTTTFRTISGASVSANAATPLSTSLYDPYGHIDRAAAFESTTSFASIPLQPIPRSSGPIVPGSGPLERGFLSGPIERGFMSGPIDGFGLFSGPLGSESDQFQRSFSHGLANRFGSRKGYLARVLRRAISKTINRGQNSIVAPVKTVKEPDWVVGSDKSRNQQHHNENLTVNSLNFSSEGSLDDDVSLESQNLQWAQGKAGEDRVHVVVSEEHGWLFVGIYDGFNGPDAPDYLLSHLYPAVHRELKGLLWDDPKLDSNPSSDGVDHDSNNPCPSENCEKKSKNDGRKSTKCEESQRRWRCEWDRERLDLDRLLKEKINKRTNGSDKDPDPNSSDVLKALSEALRKTEEAYLENADMILHENPELALMGSCVLAMLMKGEDVYLMNVGDSRAVLGQKAETEYWMGKIRQDLERINEETMIDFDGTCEGERAGFVPNLSAFQLTVDHSTNVEEEVDRIRKEHPDDASAVSNERVKGSLKVTRAFGAGFLKQPKWNNALLEMFQIDYIGTSPYINCLPALYHHRLGSKDQFLILSSDGLYQYFTDEEAVSEVELFITLQPEGDPAQHLVQELLFRAAKKAGMDFNELLEIPQGERRRYHDDVSIVVISLEGRMWKSCV